From the genome of Fusobacterium varium, one region includes:
- the smc gene encoding Chromosome partition protein Smc, whose translation MYLKAVEIFGFKSFGEKVYIEFNRGITSIVGPNGSGKSNILDAVLWVLGEQSYKNIRAKESSDVIFSGGKDKKPMNSAEVSLYIDNTDSFLPLENEEIKVTRKLYATGDNEYYINDVKTRLKDIGNLFLDTGVGKSAYSVIGQGKVERIIGSSSKEIKGIIEEAAGIKKFQIKKNEAVKNLSNVELELEKIDLVLREVKENKDRVEKQAGKAQEYLNLKDERDKLAKGIYLSEFNEKQAKLDDGDAIKEKLTSEAAELEREFNSIENRLDEIDKEKLTLKKEIEELSGKNQELKREIELKEREKVRISERVEGYKREVSDRHERMKNSDLKITEKLKSLDMLVEERETLKEKIEKLSEENLKFESQLKELENTKKEFDLGMELKKKKVMELELEKLKLLNEIESSSRRVKGSNTKITNLREELSSYDMKLSSAITELEKAEISKNEKEKKLIEIEERGTFLEEEISKLSQRSNKLSEIVRTAEYDEKRHSAKLQALVRMEENNEGFFKGVKEVLNSKIIGIEGVFISLVTIPERLEKAIEAGIPGNIQDIVVDTGDTAKKAINFLKERKAGRASFLALDTIKVPLKREIKINIPGVIGRAAELVTVDERYKNVVEFVLGNLLIVENLDTALKIVKNNMFMGNVVTLSGELMSSRGRITGGDSGNSTASQIFERKKEIRVLKETVEKLTRTIKSASAEQNEISKTLENFENEIDKIDSLEDGIRKQLKLAEELYNDYILKKERIEKDRRVVKVELEEEEKYSQEFEKRINSSKDERERVDQVIAEIKADEEHESEKVKEINTAIEKKKEEFSDVRILFMNSQDRLGQLDREEEREKKEYEFLVDEKRNMEEKTAFLEEEIASLEEKEKILKIEIEERINKYESENTEVQERKTKNDALTEEERGLNKRRKETESYLLHKKDSLNRIEESLERTKVDLERLKDILSTLEDVEAVEIEEEKIKELKDKLKILDNRLKNFQAVNLLAIEEFKELNDKYIFLTTQKDDLVKGKNVLMELIKEIDDTIHKKFFTAYKEIDANFNQMCMETLNNSEGKLLVINPENFDECGVEIFVKFKNKKRQTLSLLSGGEKSMVAIAFIMSIFMYKPSPFTFLDEIEAALDEKNTRKLIGKLKEFTEKSQFILITHNKDTMRESESIFGVTMNKEIGISKIVPVKF comes from the coding sequence ATGTATTTAAAAGCTGTTGAAATATTTGGATTCAAATCTTTCGGAGAGAAAGTATATATAGAATTCAACAGAGGAATCACGTCTATAGTGGGACCTAATGGAAGTGGAAAATCAAATATTCTAGATGCAGTTCTATGGGTGCTTGGTGAGCAGTCCTATAAAAATATCAGAGCAAAAGAAAGTTCTGATGTTATTTTTTCTGGTGGAAAAGATAAAAAACCAATGAATTCAGCTGAAGTTTCTTTATATATAGACAACACTGATTCTTTTCTTCCATTGGAAAATGAAGAGATTAAAGTAACTAGAAAACTTTATGCCACTGGTGATAATGAATACTATATAAATGATGTAAAAACAAGATTAAAAGATATTGGAAATCTTTTTCTGGATACAGGAGTAGGTAAAAGTGCCTATTCAGTTATTGGGCAGGGAAAGGTGGAACGTATCATTGGATCATCTTCAAAAGAAATAAAAGGAATTATTGAAGAAGCTGCTGGAATAAAAAAGTTTCAAATAAAAAAGAATGAAGCTGTTAAAAATCTTAGCAATGTGGAACTTGAACTGGAAAAAATAGATTTGGTCCTAAGAGAAGTAAAAGAAAATAAGGACAGAGTGGAAAAGCAAGCTGGAAAAGCTCAAGAATACCTCAATCTCAAAGATGAAAGAGATAAACTGGCGAAAGGGATATATTTGAGTGAGTTTAATGAAAAACAAGCTAAATTAGATGATGGAGATGCAATAAAAGAAAAACTTACCTCTGAAGCTGCTGAATTAGAAAGAGAATTTAATTCCATTGAAAATAGACTTGATGAAATAGACAAAGAAAAGCTTACACTAAAAAAAGAAATTGAAGAATTAAGTGGAAAAAATCAAGAATTAAAAAGAGAAATTGAACTTAAAGAAAGAGAAAAAGTAAGAATAAGTGAGAGAGTAGAAGGATACAAAAGGGAAGTCAGTGATAGACATGAAAGAATGAAAAACAGCGACCTTAAAATAACTGAAAAATTGAAATCACTTGATATGCTTGTTGAAGAAAGAGAAACTCTCAAAGAAAAAATAGAAAAACTTTCAGAAGAAAATTTAAAATTTGAATCTCAGTTGAAAGAACTTGAAAATACCAAAAAAGAATTTGACTTGGGAATGGAGCTCAAAAAGAAAAAAGTCATGGAGCTTGAGCTAGAAAAATTAAAGCTCCTAAATGAAATAGAAAGTTCAAGCAGGAGAGTAAAGGGAAGTAATACTAAAATTACAAACCTTAGAGAAGAACTTTCATCTTATGACATGAAATTAAGTTCTGCCATAACAGAATTAGAGAAAGCTGAAATTTCTAAAAATGAAAAAGAAAAAAAACTTATTGAAATTGAGGAAAGAGGAACTTTTCTAGAAGAGGAAATAAGCAAACTTAGTCAAAGGAGCAACAAGCTTTCTGAAATAGTAAGAACTGCTGAATATGATGAAAAAAGACATTCTGCCAAACTTCAGGCTCTTGTGAGAATGGAAGAGAATAATGAAGGATTCTTCAAAGGAGTAAAAGAAGTTCTTAACAGTAAAATTATTGGAATAGAAGGTGTATTTATCTCCCTTGTAACTATTCCTGAAAGATTAGAAAAGGCTATTGAAGCTGGAATTCCTGGAAATATACAAGATATAGTTGTAGATACTGGAGATACAGCTAAAAAAGCAATAAACTTCCTTAAAGAAAGAAAAGCTGGAAGAGCATCTTTCCTTGCATTAGATACTATCAAGGTTCCATTAAAAAGAGAAATAAAAATAAACATTCCTGGAGTAATAGGAAGAGCTGCTGAACTGGTAACAGTTGATGAAAGATATAAAAATGTAGTTGAATTTGTACTTGGAAATCTACTTATAGTTGAAAACTTAGATACAGCATTGAAAATAGTTAAAAATAATATGTTTATGGGAAATGTTGTAACTCTTTCTGGAGAACTTATGAGTTCCCGAGGGAGAATAACAGGAGGAGATTCTGGCAATTCAACAGCCAGCCAAATATTTGAGAGAAAAAAAGAAATAAGAGTTCTTAAAGAAACTGTTGAAAAACTCACTAGAACTATAAAAAGTGCTTCTGCAGAGCAAAATGAAATAAGTAAAACTCTTGAAAATTTTGAAAATGAAATAGATAAAATAGATTCTTTGGAAGATGGCATTAGAAAACAGCTCAAATTAGCAGAAGAACTATATAATGATTATATTTTGAAGAAAGAAAGAATAGAAAAAGATAGAAGAGTTGTCAAAGTAGAACTGGAAGAAGAAGAAAAATATAGTCAAGAATTTGAAAAGAGAATAAATAGCTCTAAAGATGAAAGAGAAAGAGTCGACCAAGTTATTGCTGAAATCAAAGCTGATGAAGAACATGAAAGTGAAAAAGTTAAGGAAATAAATACTGCTATTGAAAAGAAAAAAGAAGAGTTTTCAGATGTAAGAATTCTCTTTATGAATAGTCAGGACAGACTTGGACAACTGGACAGAGAAGAAGAAAGAGAAAAGAAAGAATATGAATTTCTTGTAGATGAAAAAAGAAATATGGAAGAAAAAACTGCTTTTCTTGAAGAGGAAATAGCTTCTCTTGAGGAAAAAGAAAAGATATTAAAAATAGAAATTGAAGAAAGAATAAATAAATATGAAAGTGAAAATACTGAAGTACAAGAAAGAAAAACTAAAAATGACGCTCTTACAGAGGAAGAAAGAGGTCTTAACAAGAGAAGAAAAGAAACTGAAAGTTATTTGCTCCATAAAAAAGACAGCTTAAACAGGATAGAGGAAAGTCTAGAGAGAACTAAAGTTGATTTAGAAAGATTAAAGGATATTCTAAGTACTCTGGAAGATGTAGAGGCAGTAGAAATAGAAGAAGAAAAAATAAAAGAACTCAAAGATAAATTAAAAATTCTGGATAATAGATTAAAAAACTTCCAAGCAGTAAATCTCTTAGCAATAGAAGAATTTAAGGAATTGAATGATAAATATATCTTCCTTACTACCCAAAAAGACGATCTTGTTAAAGGAAAAAATGTCTTAATGGAATTGATTAAGGAAATTGATGACACTATTCACAAAAAATTCTTTACTGCTTATAAAGAGATAGATGCCAATTTTAATCAAATGTGTATGGAAACTCTTAATAACTCTGAAGGAAAACTTCTTGTAATTAATCCTGAAAATTTTGATGAGTGTGGTGTTGAAATCTTTGTAAAATTTAAGAATAAAAAAAGACAGACATTATCCCTACTTTCAGGGGGAGAAAAATCTATGGTTGCCATAGCATTTATTATGTCTATCTTTATGTATAAACCTAGTCCATTTACATTTCTTGATGAAATAGAGGCTGCCCTAGATGAAAAAAATACCAGAAAGCTTATTGGAAAATTAAAGGAGTTTACTGAAAAATCTCAATTTATCCTTATTACACATAACAAAGATACTATGAGAGAATCAGAATCTATATTTGGAGTAACTATGAATAAAGAAATAGGTATCTCCAAAATAGTTCCTGTTAAATTCTAA
- the resA gene encoding Thiol-disulfide oxidoreductase resA: MTLSGFNLNILAPGQQPIATDYTVQTEEQPKAPQEEKLPAFDFQLKDQYGNLHKLSDYKGKVVFLNFWATWCPPCREEMPHIEEIYKEYGYNKNDVIILGAASPATAENPSPQDESEDKIKAFLTKNNYTFPVVFDVKGEIFRNYYINAFPTTFMIDKEGNIMGYVAGALSKENMKKIIEMTLNNNK, from the coding sequence ATGACTTTAAGTGGATTTAATTTAAATATACTTGCTCCTGGACAACAGCCAATAGCTACAGATTATACTGTTCAAACTGAAGAGCAACCTAAAGCACCTCAAGAAGAAAAACTTCCAGCTTTTGATTTTCAATTGAAAGATCAATATGGAAATCTTCATAAATTATCTGATTATAAAGGAAAAGTGGTTTTCCTTAATTTCTGGGCTACATGGTGTCCTCCTTGTAGAGAAGAAATGCCACACATAGAAGAAATATATAAAGAATATGGATACAATAAAAATGATGTCATCATATTAGGAGCTGCAAGTCCAGCAACTGCTGAAAATCCTTCACCACAAGATGAATCTGAAGATAAAATAAAAGCCTTTCTTACTAAAAATAATTACACATTCCCTGTTGTTTTTGATGTAAAGGGAGAAATATTTAGAAATTACTACATTAATGCTTTCCCTACTACTTTTATGATAGATAAAGAAGGAAATATAATGGGATATGTTGCAGGTGCCCTTTCTAAAGAAAATATGAAAAAAATAATTGAGATGACATTAAATAATAATAAATAA
- a CDS encoding Na/Pi-cotransporter II-related protein, which yields MYLDIIFNVLGGLGIFLYGMDSMSSGMQKLAGQRLKKILALLTTNRVVAILMGIGVTMLVQSSSVSTVMTIGFVNASLLTLKQALGVIFGANIGTTVTGWILVLNIGKYGLPIVGAGAILYIFLKGDRAKTKALTFMGLGMIFLGLQLMSNGLKPVRSMPEFVSMFHMFSADTYFGVIKVAAVGALITAIVQSSSATLGITITLAVQGLIDYPTAVALVLGENVGTTITAILATLNANVNAKRAAYAHTIINTLGVIWVTAVFPYYLKFLSNFGSPEANITMAIATAHTMFNVTNVLLFTPFIGVMADLLNKIVKDDGKKDERVTKIDFLMLKTPSVVVGQTKTEILTMGKYIEEMFSTLDNIYANNEFITPERVAQMRKIEDDLDLFQKEITDANFVILNKNITDKMKMDTRNNLEVCDEYETISDYLMRVTNSLKKLQDNSISLTEDEKTTLKEFNEETRELFRNVNTAYALKNREMFMKGIIKANRITEKYREAKHIHLKDGGQENPIAMLTTSYMDILNHYRRVRDHIFNIIEVYNI from the coding sequence ATGTATTTAGATATCATTTTTAATGTTCTTGGAGGATTGGGGATATTTCTTTATGGAATGGACAGCATGTCATCAGGAATGCAGAAACTGGCAGGGCAAAGACTGAAAAAAATTCTTGCACTTCTTACAACAAACAGAGTTGTGGCTATATTAATGGGAATAGGAGTGACTATGCTGGTTCAGTCATCATCAGTGAGTACTGTTATGACAATTGGATTTGTAAATGCTTCGTTGCTAACACTTAAACAGGCTCTTGGAGTAATATTTGGAGCTAATATAGGAACAACAGTAACAGGGTGGATACTTGTATTGAATATAGGAAAATATGGTCTGCCAATTGTTGGAGCAGGGGCTATATTGTATATTTTTTTAAAAGGGGACAGGGCAAAAACAAAGGCTCTTACTTTTATGGGTCTTGGAATGATTTTTTTAGGGCTTCAATTAATGAGTAATGGATTGAAACCTGTTAGAAGTATGCCAGAATTTGTAAGTATGTTTCATATGTTTTCTGCTGATACATATTTTGGAGTAATAAAAGTTGCAGCAGTGGGAGCATTAATTACAGCTATAGTTCAATCTTCATCTGCTACCCTTGGTATTACAATAACTCTTGCAGTTCAAGGGCTTATTGATTATCCTACAGCAGTTGCTTTAGTTCTAGGAGAAAATGTTGGAACTACAATAACTGCTATACTGGCTACATTAAATGCAAATGTAAATGCTAAAAGGGCTGCTTATGCTCATACTATCATAAACACTTTGGGAGTTATATGGGTAACAGCAGTATTTCCATATTATCTAAAATTTCTCTCAAATTTTGGAAGTCCAGAAGCTAATATAACTATGGCAATAGCAACAGCTCATACAATGTTCAATGTGACAAATGTATTGTTATTCACTCCTTTTATAGGGGTTATGGCCGATCTTTTAAATAAAATAGTAAAAGATGATGGGAAAAAAGATGAAAGAGTTACTAAAATTGATTTTCTTATGCTTAAAACACCAAGTGTTGTTGTAGGGCAGACGAAAACAGAGATACTTACAATGGGAAAATATATTGAAGAAATGTTTAGTACTTTGGATAACATCTATGCTAATAATGAATTTATCACGCCAGAAAGAGTAGCTCAAATGAGAAAGATAGAAGATGACTTGGATCTTTTTCAGAAGGAAATAACAGATGCGAACTTTGTGATTTTAAATAAAAATATAACAGATAAAATGAAAATGGATACTAGAAATAATCTTGAAGTATGTGATGAATATGAAACTATTAGCGATTATTTAATGAGAGTAACTAATTCACTTAAAAAGCTTCAAGATAATTCAATAAGCCTTACCGAAGATGAAAAAACTACATTGAAGGAATTTAATGAAGAAACAAGAGAATTGTTTAGAAATGTAAATACAGCTTATGCGTTAAAAAATCGTGAGATGTTTATGAAAGGAATAATTAAAGCTAATAGGATAACTGAAAAATATAGAGAAGCAAAACATATACACCTTAAAGATGGAGGACAAGAAAATCCGATAGCTATGTTGACTACAAGTTATATGGATATTTTAAACCATTACAGAAGAGTAAGAGATCATATTTTTAATATTATAGAAGTTTATAATATATAA
- the dipZ gene encoding thiol:disulfide interchange protein precursor gives MFNDILLTDNISFILVFLGGIFSFFSPCIIPLLPVYMSYLSGNTAVTDENGNISYNQKKVFIHTIFFILGISAAFFILGLSFSKLGGFFNTNRVLFTRISGALILLLGLFQIGLLKSSFMERERRINFDSKKINPLIAFVIGFTFSFAWTPCIGPVLSTVLIMASGAKTSFLGNMLILVYSLGFIIPFLLLGIFTTKVLNFLKTKNLF, from the coding sequence ATGTTTAATGACATACTTTTAACAGACAACATAAGTTTTATTTTAGTTTTTTTAGGAGGAATATTTTCTTTCTTTTCTCCATGTATTATTCCACTTCTCCCTGTTTATATGAGTTATCTCTCTGGAAATACTGCTGTAACAGATGAAAATGGAAATATTTCCTATAATCAAAAAAAAGTATTTATTCATACCATCTTTTTTATTCTTGGTATATCTGCTGCTTTTTTTATCTTAGGACTTTCTTTTTCTAAGTTGGGAGGATTCTTTAATACTAACAGAGTTTTATTTACAAGAATAAGTGGTGCTCTTATCCTACTTTTAGGTTTATTTCAAATAGGCCTATTAAAAAGTAGTTTTATGGAAAGAGAGCGTAGAATAAATTTTGATTCTAAAAAGATAAATCCGTTAATTGCATTTGTTATAGGATTTACTTTTAGTTTTGCATGGACACCATGTATAGGTCCAGTATTATCTACTGTTCTCATTATGGCATCTGGAGCTAAAACTTCTTTTCTTGGAAATATGCTTATATTAGTATACAGCTTAGGATTTATTATCCCATTTTTGCTTCTTGGAATATTTACTACTAAAGTATTAAATTTTCTAAAAACAAAAAATCTTTTTTAA
- the ptpA gene encoding Prolyl tripeptidyl peptidase precursor → MQVWANMGYFVFFCNPRGGDGRGNAFADIRGKYGTIDYDDLMKFTDVVLEKYPIKADRIGVTGGSYGGYMTNWIIGHTDRFRCAASQRSIANWISKFGTTDIGYYFNADQNASTPWINQEKLWWHSPMKYADKVKTPTLFIHSEEDYRCWLAEGIQMFTALKYHGVEARLCMFRGENHELSRSGKPKHRVRRLEEMTNWFEKYLKD, encoded by the coding sequence ATGCAGGTTTGGGCAAATATGGGATACTTTGTATTTTTCTGTAATCCTCGTGGTGGAGATGGTAGAGGAAATGCTTTTGCTGATATCAGAGGAAAATACGGAACTATTGATTATGATGATTTAATGAAATTTACAGATGTAGTATTGGAAAAATATCCAATTAAAGCAGACAGAATAGGAGTAACAGGGGGGTCATATGGTGGATATATGACTAACTGGATAATCGGACATACAGATAGATTTAGATGTGCTGCTTCTCAAAGAAGTATAGCCAACTGGATATCTAAATTTGGAACTACAGATATTGGATATTATTTTAACGCAGATCAGAATGCTTCAACTCCTTGGATAAATCAGGAGAAATTGTGGTGGCATTCACCAATGAAATATGCTGATAAGGTTAAAACACCTACATTGTTTATTCATTCAGAAGAAGACTATAGATGCTGGCTTGCTGAAGGAATACAAATGTTTACAGCTTTAAAATATCATGGTGTAGAAGCTAGACTTTGTATGTTCAGAGGAGAGAATCATGAACTTTCAAGAAGTGGAAAACCAAAACATAGAGTAAGAAGACTTGAAGAAATGACTAACTGGTTTGAAAAATATTTGAAAGATTAG
- a CDS encoding deoxyguanosinetriphosphate triphosphohydrolase-like protein encodes MGKKVIKDLIHSYITIDTDVQKIVDTPSFQRLKRIKQLTCEYLFPSLNHTRYEHSLGVMKLACDFFDSLNKNMEDFGISKEQIENYRFHIKFAALLHDVGHAPLSHLGESFYDKKEIYESLIKNLSNEKEADRIFKDENGNMIGSPHELMSCLCIIKKLKPVLEEINHNINIELICRIIIGNLYPDKDLWLENILIEIVNSKTIDVDKLDYLIRDNHMSGYIAPRIDIERLFSCTFIGEDKKLKYSSKAIPAMQSVVDSRDLLYLWVYNHHISVYTEFIIRDILGHFMKLYEEQNGKFPEEMNKKDFFSTEAVIDNLVIDDDIYSHLRKAYLASLNGKTVEYTFIVMKQLMERKFLKPLWKTIYEYECLEDELELEKLVTDRLDKILRDNEKIKK; translated from the coding sequence ATGGGAAAAAAAGTAATTAAAGACTTAATACACAGCTATATAACAATAGATACTGATGTTCAAAAGATAGTAGATACTCCATCTTTTCAAAGGCTGAAAAGGATAAAGCAGCTTACTTGTGAATATCTTTTCCCCTCTCTCAACCATACAAGGTATGAACATTCTCTTGGAGTAATGAAACTAGCTTGTGATTTTTTTGATTCTTTAAATAAAAATATGGAAGACTTTGGAATATCCAAAGAACAAATAGAAAATTATAGATTTCATATAAAATTTGCAGCTCTTTTACATGATGTAGGGCATGCTCCCCTTTCTCATTTAGGTGAATCTTTTTATGATAAGAAAGAAATATATGAATCATTAATAAAAAATCTATCAAATGAAAAAGAAGCAGACAGAATATTTAAAGATGAAAATGGAAATATGATAGGAAGTCCTCATGAATTAATGTCATGCCTATGTATTATAAAAAAATTAAAGCCTGTTCTTGAAGAAATAAATCATAATATCAATATAGAATTAATATGCAGAATAATTATAGGAAATCTATATCCAGATAAAGATTTATGGCTAGAAAATATTCTAATAGAAATAGTTAATTCTAAAACCATAGATGTGGATAAGCTTGACTACCTTATTAGAGATAATCACATGAGTGGATACATAGCACCAAGAATAGATATTGAAAGACTTTTTTCCTGTACTTTTATAGGAGAAGATAAAAAACTAAAATATAGTTCTAAAGCTATTCCTGCTATGCAGTCTGTTGTCGATTCCAGAGATTTACTATACCTTTGGGTATATAATCATCACATATCTGTTTATACCGAGTTTATTATAAGAGATATTCTTGGGCATTTTATGAAGCTTTATGAAGAACAAAATGGAAAGTTTCCTGAAGAAATGAATAAAAAAGATTTTTTTTCAACTGAGGCAGTAATAGATAATTTAGTAATAGATGATGATATTTATTCTCATTTAAGAAAAGCATATCTAGCTTCCCTAAATGGAAAAACTGTTGAATATACTTTTATAGTCATGAAGCAGTTGATGGAAAGAAAATTCTTAAAACCTTTATGGAAAACTATTTATGAATATGAATGTTTAGAAGATGAATTAGAATTAGAAAAATTAGTAACAGACAGATTAGATAAAATATTGAGAGATAATGAGAAAATTAAAAAATAG
- a CDS encoding Nitroreductase family, giving the protein MNNKSFMEVLKNRRTIYTLSKETTISNEKIEEIIKDAVKYVPSAFNNQSARVVLLYGENHKKLWEIVMNTLRKVVPAGKFEPTENKIKGLAESYGTILFFDSTRTTKELMEKFPLYRDNFPVWAEQANGMLQFAIWSLLAEQGLGASLQHYNPLIDDEVKEVFEIPKSWKLIAQMPFGKPTALAPGKEFLPIEKRVIVL; this is encoded by the coding sequence ATGAATAATAAAAGTTTTATGGAAGTACTAAAAAATAGAAGAACTATATATACTCTCTCTAAAGAAACAACTATTTCTAATGAAAAAATAGAAGAAATAATAAAAGATGCAGTAAAATATGTGCCATCTGCATTTAATAATCAAAGTGCAAGAGTTGTCCTACTCTATGGGGAAAATCATAAAAAATTATGGGAAATTGTTATGAATACTCTTCGTAAAGTAGTTCCAGCAGGAAAATTTGAACCTACAGAAAACAAAATCAAAGGTTTGGCTGAATCATATGGAACTATTCTTTTCTTTGATTCTACAAGAACAACAAAAGAACTTATGGAAAAGTTCCCTCTTTACAGAGATAATTTTCCTGTATGGGCTGAGCAAGCAAATGGTATGTTGCAGTTTGCTATATGGTCACTACTTGCTGAACAAGGATTAGGAGCAAGCCTTCAACATTACAATCCATTAATTGATGATGAGGTAAAAGAGGTATTTGAAATTCCAAAATCTTGGAAGCTTATAGCACAAATGCCATTTGGAAAACCTACTGCTCTTGCACCTGGAAAAGAATTTCTTCCAATAGAAAAGAGGGTAATAGTATTATAA
- the hel gene encoding Outer membrane protein P4: MKKIILGLFIVTSFLFGKESNNDVNKRLTEQMMLGTIWMQQSGEYRALVYQAFNTAKLSFDNMKIKEGKVKAVVADLDETLIDNGKMAGWQIKNGVTYSSEAWHKWAQAKEAEAVPGAVEFSKYINDNGGKMFYISNRSQKEFDAIKENLIALGFPEVTEETLLLVKESSDKKGRREQIEKNGYEIVMLLGDNLNDFDSEVRGKNNNERSEYVDKIKDKYGVKYIVFPNPMYGDWEGGLYEGYWKKTPEEKLELRYKSLKIWNGE, translated from the coding sequence TTGAAAAAAATAATTTTGGGATTATTTATAGTTACAAGTTTTTTATTTGGAAAGGAATCAAATAATGATGTAAATAAAAGACTTACTGAACAAATGATGCTTGGAACTATTTGGATGCAGCAGTCGGGAGAGTATAGAGCATTGGTATATCAGGCTTTTAATACAGCAAAGCTGTCTTTTGATAATATGAAAATAAAAGAGGGAAAAGTAAAAGCAGTAGTGGCTGATCTTGATGAAACGTTGATAGATAATGGAAAGATGGCAGGCTGGCAGATAAAAAATGGGGTGACATACAGTTCAGAAGCTTGGCATAAATGGGCTCAGGCAAAAGAAGCAGAGGCTGTACCAGGGGCAGTTGAATTTTCTAAATATATAAATGATAATGGCGGGAAGATGTTCTATATATCCAACCGTTCACAAAAAGAATTTGATGCAATAAAAGAAAACTTAATAGCTTTAGGATTTCCAGAGGTAACAGAAGAAACACTTTTATTAGTGAAAGAGAGTTCTGATAAAAAAGGAAGAAGAGAGCAGATAGAGAAAAATGGATATGAAATAGTAATGCTTCTTGGAGATAATCTAAATGATTTTGATTCTGAAGTTAGAGGGAAAAATAATAATGAAAGAAGTGAATATGTAGATAAAATTAAGGATAAATATGGAGTTAAATATATAGTGTTTCCTAATCCAATGTATGGGGATTGGGAAGGGGGATTATATGAAGGTTACTGGAAAAAAACTCCAGAAGAAAAGCTTGAATTGAGATATAAAAGTTTGAAAATATGGAATGGAGAATAA